CCTGAAATTATTAAAGACGATAATGGTGTAATCATTAGTCAACCCTGGTTATGGAGGACCAATCTGACTGAAAGTTCCTTGATAGGAGCGATTGTGAGCGGTCCTGCATGGTATGATGGACAAGTTCTCATGGGGGCCATGGATGAGAATAATATAGCTTATCTTGCCTGCCTGGACATTCAGAATGGTAAAATAATCTGGAAACAGGATTATATTAAACAATACGATTTTTTTAGTTTTCAGGATTTCTATAAATATGATAATATTATTGTTCAACGGGATGGCACTAATCTTTTTTGTATAGATTTGAAAAATGGGGAGTATCTGTGGAAACAAAAAATGGAAGGAAATGCATGGAGATGGCCTTCCGGACTGGATAGTTTATTCTTTGTATTCAGTGTGGAACCATATCCGGAATATGGATATCCTGTAATGTCGGCTAATTTTGGAAGTATTAAGGATGGGAATACGCACCTCTTCCTGATACCTGATTTAGGAGATTTGCCTGTTCCAGATTTAAGCAGGGAAGATTTTATTGGGGGGTTCCGATATATCAAACCATTTTACGATGAAAATACACATAAAATCCTGTTGCTTTGTTATTATGAGAAATTTTATTATTTGGTTAACAGTGAAACGCAAGTAAGTCAGTCTTATGTTGGACTATATAATTTCAGCAAACGTGAATGGATATATGAACGGAAAGAGCTGGGTGACCATAATTTTCTGGAAGGATTAACTCCACAAGTGATTGGAGACAGGTTTTATCATACCTTGGGTAATGGGTTAGCAGAATGCCGGAATTTATATACCGGAGAGCTTGTCTGGAGAAAGAAGTGGGAAGGCGGCTTCTTTTCACCAATAGGATTTATCATTGTTGATAATAAGATGATCGTTATGGAGAATAATGGCCGACAGCTTATTGCGATAGATATTGTCAATGGGAATATTCTTTGGCATGAAACATCTGCACCAACTATAAGTCCTATGGTTACACTTAATGGAGTTGTTTATTATGCAAGCAGTGCAGATGGTCGTATTCATGCCGTGGACATTGAGACTGGTAAACATTTATGGCGTTTAATTTCACCGGATGCCAAAAATAATGAATCGGATTTTTTTATGCGACAATGTATGGCAGTTCCAGATAAGAATGGTGGAAAAGGAAAGATAATAGTTAGTTCATATAGTCATGGATATTGTTATGAGGCCGCTAATTAAGCTTTCTATTTTATTTGTTACACGTTTCCTATAAAAATTCAAGGAAGAGGGCAAAAAATAACCTCAATCATTTGATAAACCTTTGCGGAGAGAATGGGATTACTGGCGTGATCCCTTGGGGGAGTTCCCTGCAAAGAATGAAAATCAGGCCCCAATGCTTCGCATTGGGGTATTTTTAAATGAATACAGGGCAACCTCAAGCGAGCTTGGGTTGCCCTGTATTCATTTAAAAACCCGGGCGAGGGCCCGGGCCTGATTTCATTCTTTGCGGAGAGAATGGGATTCGAACCCATGAACCGCTTTTGGCGATTACACACTTTCCAGGCGTGCGCCTTCGACCACTCGGCCATCTCTCCTTAAAACGCAATTTTAAACGGAGCGTAAAAATAACAAAAAAATCGCTTATACAAGTTTTATCGCCAAGATTCCTCCTTTCAGTCGGAATGACAATTAAACGATATTTTAATGGTGGAGGGGAGGGACGGCTCCGCCGTCCCTCCCCTCCACCATTCTTCAATCACGATATGTTTGTCATTTCGAGCGAAGCGAGAAACCTAAAATATTGCATGATCAATTATCCAGTCTGGGGAAGAAACTTGATGTCTGAAGCGCTTTAGGAATAAAACCGGCTTCAGCTACCTGTTCCATCGACTGCCTCTGTTCAATATCATTCAGCATATCAACTGCCGCAATTTTTATATCTTCAAAGGCCTGCATGTTTTCAGGCTTTACCGGGTCAACCGAAGGCGATTCCATTTTAAGGGGATCAATAGGAGAACCGTTCATGTATACCCTGAAATCGAGGTGCGGACCTGTGGATAATCCTGAACTTCCTACATAACCAATCAATTCCCCCTGACTTACATACTTTCCGGATGTAATGCCCTTTGCAAAATTGCTCAGGTGCATATAAGTCGTCGTGTAAACCCCGTTATGCCTGATTTTAATCGTTCTTCCGCCGCCTTTCTCATATCCGGCCGATACAATGCGGCCATCACCGATTGAATGTACCGGTGTGCCCACGGGTGCCGCATAATCAACGCCAAAATGAGGCCGCCTGATTTTCAGAATCGGGTGATACCGGCTTGCCGTAAATTTTGAACTTATCCGGTTGAATTTAAGAGGGGCTTTCAGAAATGCTCTTCTGAGGCTGTTTCCTTCCGCATCGTAAAAAGCTTCCTTACCATCCTGAACAAACGGAACAGCAAGTAATTCTTTTCCTCCGTGATAAAAACTGGCGGCATACACCTTGCCTATTCCGATTGAAAAGGTATCCACGTAATTTTCGTCATACACAACCGAGAAATGATCTCCCTGCTGCAGCCCGAAAAAGTCAACGGTCCACGCATACATTTCAGACAACTGCAATGCAACCTGGGGATTAATATTGTTCTCCTTGATAGCATCCCAGAGTGAAGTTTTAATTTCACCGGTCACTTTGCGCTGTTTCGTTACAATATCCTTCGACTTCAGATCGATCTTTACATTTCGTGTGAAGTCAAAAACAACATACTCAACCGGTGAATGCTCATATACGAGGTACTGCAGACGGTTCACTGTATCTTTCGAAAGGAAGGCCGTGTACTTGTTACCCTGCCTGATTTTTCTGAAATCAAAAGAGGACGTGGAATGCTGCATTAATTCGATAAGCGCCTTTTCAGGCAGAATGAACTGTTCAAGAATACTGCCCAGGTTCTGATCGCGCCTGACTGTATTGCTCTGAACCGTGAAAGAATCAACCGGTATGCCGAATAACCGATGCACCGGTTTGTTTGTCAGTGAAGAATCAGTCATGTTTACAGACTGAGTGAACTGAGATCTTTTTGGAATAGCATTCCAAATGATGAGACCAACGTGAAAAGTGACTGCTATCGCAATCAGTGAAATTTTGAGATATTTTTTGCCCATTTTGTCAACCAACTACAACGTTAATAATTTTGCCCTGTACGAAAATGATTTTTTTAATTTCTTTTCCTTCAATCCATTTCCGCGATTGGGGGTCTTCTTTTACAGCTTTTTCCGCGTCTGCAGCCTGATAAGTTAAAGGCAACGTAAGCTTGAAGCGGAGTTTACCATTAAAGGATACCGGGTAATCAAACGAATCCTCATGAAGATAGGTTTCATTTGCCTCAGGAAAAGACTGTTCACTTATGCTGGGTTGGTTTCCGAATATTGCCCACAATTCTTCCGCAAGGTGCGGGGCGAACGGTGACAATATACAGTTGAATTTTTCGGCAGTGTCACGGGTTACATTACCCTTTTTAATGCAAAGGTTGGTGAATATCATCATCTGCGATATCGCTGTGTTGAACCGCAAGTGCTCAATATCCTGTCCCACTTTTTTTATCGATTGGTGAAGACTTTTCAATACTTCTTTATCCTCTTCCGCAGCTGTACTGTTTGCCGGATCACCAAAGAAACGGGCAACCCTGTTCAGAAAACCGTAAACACCTTTTACTCCGGTATCTGCCCATGGTTTGATCACATCAAGGGGACCCATAAACATTTCATACAACCTCAACGAATCGGCACCATACAGTTTTACCACATCGTCGGGATTAACCACGTTTTTCAGCGACTTCGACATTTTAGCCACAATCTGGCGCAGCTCTTCCCCGGTTTCCTTATGATAAAACTTTCCATCGCGATCCTCAACCAGGTCAACAGGAATTTTCGCCCCTGTTATGGTTTCATAGGCAAACGCCAGGATCATACCCTGATTAAACAGCTTCTTAAACGGCTCATCTGTGGAGACAAATCCAAGGTCAAAGAGCACCTTATGCCAGAACCGGCTATATAACAGGTGAAGTACCGCGTGTTCGGTACCGCCGATATACAGGTCAACCGGCATCCAGTAATTCTCTTTTTCCCTTGCAAAAGGCTCTTTTGTATTATCCGGATCGATATATCTCAGGTAATACCAGCATGAACCTGCCCATTGCGGCATAGTGTTTGTCTCCCGCCTTCCCCTGCGACCGTCTTTATTTATGTAAAGCCAGTCGGTGGCATTGGCAAGCGGCGATTCTCCATCGCTGCCCGGCTGATATACTTTCAATTCCGGAAGTTTTAAAGGCAGATCCTCATCGTTCAGTACTTCAATTTCACCATCCTCCCAGTGAATAACAGGAATGGGCTCGCCCCAGTAACGCTGGCGGCTGAATAACCAGTCGCGCATTTTATAATTATCTGTTGCTTTGCCAATTCCCAGTTTTTCAAGCCATGAAATTATAGTTGAAATACCTTTTTCCTTATTAAGGCCGTTAATTGTAATTCCCGAAACCTCACTCGCGGAATTAATGTATTTTCCGTCTTCGGTCCAGCAGGCTTTGCCAGCCAGTACGCGGCTTCTTAAATCGGTATCGGTTACATCCGGATCCATAATGCAGTCGATGGGAAGTCCGAACTTTTCAGCAAATTCAAAATCGCGGGTATCATGGGCCGGAACAGCCATGATGGCACCGGTTCCATAACCGATGAGCACATAGTCAGCCACCCAGACAGGAATTTTCTTTCCGTTAACCGGGTTAATGGCATAACGTCCTGTGAAAACACCAGTCTTTTCTTTTGCCAGGTCTGTCCTGTCAAGATCCGATTTCAATGAAGCGGCATGGATATAGCCGTTTACCTGGTCCGCATGTTCAGGAGTGCTGATTTCCCCGATCATTGGATGCTCCGGGGCAATAACCATATAGGTCGCGCCAAAAAGCGTGTCAGGCCGGGTAGTATAGACCCTCAGCTTTTCCGACAATCCCGGAATTTCAAAATCCACTTCGGCACCGGTTGATTTGCCGATCCAGTTGCGTTGCATATTCTTTACCCCTTCAGGCCAGTCAAGAGTATCCAAACCACTCAGAAGCCTTTCTGCATAAAGCGGAATCCGCAACATCCATTGTTTGAGGTTTCTTTTAATAACCGGGTTACCACATTTTTCATGCGTTCCGTCGGTAAGCACTTCTTCGTTGGAGCAAACAATTTTGCAGTGTTCGCACCACCAAACCTGTGCATTATCGTAATAAGCCAGCCGTTTGCTGTTTACAAATTCATCAATCGCTTCTTTGCCCTTAGCCTTAATATCGCCCGGAATTTCAAGTTCGCTGACAGGTCTTCCTTTCTGGGCTTTTTCATCAAACCAGGTATTGTAGAGCCTTATAAATATCCACTGGGTCCAGCGGTAATAGTCGGGACCCGAAGTGGTAATTTCACGATCCCAATCGTAACCCAGTCCGAGTGATTTGATCTGCCTTCTGAAAGTTGTACAGTTTTTTTCGGTTGTGATTGCCGGATGGGTACCGGTCTGAATAGCATATTGTTCTGCAGGGAGTCCGAAAGAATCCCAGCCCATCGGATGCAACACATTAAAGCCCTTCATTCGCTTGTAACGTGCTATAATATCCGTAGCCGTGTATCCTTCGGGATGTCCTACATGCAATCCGCTACCCGACGGGTACGGAAACATATCCAGCACATAGAACTTCTTCTTTGTGTAATCATCAAAGGTTTTAAAGGTTTTATGTTGCTCCCAGTATTGCTGCCATTTCTTTTCAATATCAGCGAAATTGTATTCCATTTGTTATTTGAGGCTTAGAGCCGGTTTTAAGGTTTTTTATCCGTGAACCGCAAATGTAAAAAATAATTATGCAGAAGTAAGCCGTGAGTTGTTAAAAATTGAATTCTTAAATTTGAGCAATCGATATACCCAAGTGAATGAACCCCACTGAATTTTATTCCGAACGAATTGAATATTTTTCGCAACAGGTTAACCGGTTGAAAAAACTTGAAAACCGGCTGGCCATTTCCCGTTTAATAACCTTCATTTCAGCCTTCTTATTCCTGTTCGCCTTGATCACATTTTCTGTTTCCCTGGCAGTAATGACTTCCATGTTATTATTCATTGCTTTTGGTTTTCTTGTAAAACGCCATATCCGTATTGAAAAGGAAAGGGAATTCAACCAGTATTTGGAAACCATCAACAGGAGAGAACTTGAATGCATACATGGCAATTTCAGTGTGTTTCCCGATGGAAACCAATATGCGGACTTAACACATCCCTATACATATGATCTGGATATTTTCGGTAAATCGTCGCTTTTCCAGTTTGTAAACCGAACATTCAGCAAACCTGCCTCTGATCTGATGGCTTTGTGGTTAAAAGCACCCGCAGAACAGCAATTGATCGCCGTCAGGCAGAAAGCGGTTGAAGAATTGAAACCGCTCGCCCACTGGCGTCAGCAACTGATAGCCTTAGGCTACAGCAATCCGGCCGGAAGAGATGATCCGCAAAACATACTGGAATGGCTTCAAAGCAGCGATTTATTCGCAAATCCTGTAAGGCTCAGAATAACTGCATACCTTTTAAGCCTGTTTACCTTAATTGTCCTGCTGCTTGTAATATTTGGTGCTCCATTGCAAATACTGGTCCCTGTTTTCGGAATCAATTTTCTTTATTATTTCTTCAAAGCAAAAAGAATAACCGGGCTTCACAACCGGGTAAGCCGCTCTTCGTCCATGATGGAAGGCTATGGCGAAGCGATCCGGTTAATCGAGGATCAGCCATTCAACAGTGACGGTTTGGTAAATCTGCACCAATTGTTTTTTCAGAATCAGAAAGCCTCGCAGGCTGTTTCAGGGTTGCGTAAACTCACCGGCAGGCTCGATGCGAGAATGAATATCCTTGTGGCCATACCATTGAATTTATTTTTCTTCTGGGACATCCATTGCTGCCTTGCCCTTGAAAAATGGAAAAGGGATCATGCAACAAGGGTTTCCTCATGGTTTGATGCCATGGCCGAGTTTGAAGTATTGTCGTCCTTTGCGAATACAGCTTTTAATAATCCCGGATGGACGATGCCGCTAATTCACAATGATTATTTTGTTTTAAAGGCAAAAGAAGCAGGACATCCCCTGATTGCCGCACATAGAAGGATTACCAATTCGTTTGAGATTACCGGATCCGGCAGGTCCGTTATCATAACCGGCTCGAACATGTCGGGTAAAAGCACGTTCCTCAGGACCTGCGGCATCAATGGCGTACTTGCCCTCGCCGGTTCGGTTGTGTGTGCTACTAAATTCGAAATTTCGTATGTTCATGTGCTATCAAGCATGCGCATTTCCGATTCTCTCGAAGACAACACATCATCCTTTTACGCTGAACTTAAAAAGCTGGCTTACATCATCAGGTATTCCGAAACCAATCAACGGGTATTGCTTCTGCTTGACGAAATTTTGCGGGGAACCAATTCAAATGACCGGTATATCGGTTCGGTGGCACTTATAAAACAGCTTGTACAATATGGAACTGCCTCGCTTGTTGCAACGCATGACCTGAGACTGGCCGAGATGGCGGGTGAACTGCCGGGGAAAATCGACAATTACCATTTCGATGTGAAAATCGAAGGCGAAGAATTGTATTTCGACTACCTGCTTAATCCCGGCATCTGTACAAGCCTGAATGCATCCCTGCTGATGAAGAAAATGGGAATTAAGGTTTGATCTCTATACCAGGTCTTCCCTGATCTTGGGTTTAATGATCAGCCGTAAACTCTGATCGTAAGTAAAATAATTGTATACCCAGTTGATGAAAATGAGGAACCTGTTTTTAACACCCACAATGGCCATCAGGTGAATGAACATCCAGAAAAACCAGGCCAGCAGACCGTGGAATTTCAGGTAGTGCAGATCAACAACCGCTTTATTACGGCCAACAGTAGCCAAAGTGCCAAGGTCAAGGTAAGAAAACGGTTTTGCGTCCTTGTTTTCATTCATTCTCTTAAAATTCCGGGCAAGGTTCTTAGCCTGCTGAATAGCGACCTGCGCGACCTGGGGATGCCCGTTCGGATAATCCTCTGTTTTCATTAAGGAAATGTCACCAATCGCAAAAATATTTTCATAACCGGTTACCCTGTTGTAAGCGTCAACTTCTATGCGGTTTCCGCGAACTTTCGTTTTTTCATCCAGTCCCTCAATATTATGACCCCTTATACCCGCCGCCCAGATCAGGGTTCGCGCTTGTATAACCGAATTATCGCTCAGTGTAACGGTCAGCCCGTCGTAATTTGTGACTGTTTTTCCGAGAATTACATTCACACCAAACCTGCGCAGGTAAGTCAAAACCTTTTCGGATGCGGTTTGAGACATTCCTCCAAGCAGCTTTTTACCCCCTTCCACAAGGTGAATATGCATGTTTTTAAAATCGAGTTCGGGGTAATCTTTGGGAAGTACATGCCTCTTCATTTCAGCAAGGGCACCGGAAACTTCAACTCCGGTAGGACCACCACCCACCACAACAATATTCATGTAGGAGGCCTGGTCGCAGACGTCGGTTAAATTAAGCGCTTTCTCAAAATTATTGAGAATCGTATTCCGCAACCCGAGCGATTCACCTGTGCTCTTCATGGGAAGCGAATATTTGGCTATGGAAGTATTTCCGAAGAAATTATTTGCCGCACCCATGGCAATGACAAGGTAATCATAGTGCAGGTTGCCTATGTTCGTTTCCAGTTCCTGCTGTTCAGGATTAACCTTTTTCACGCGGGCCATCCTCACATGGATATTCCTGTAATTCTGGAATGCTTTTCTAAGCGGAAAGGAAACCGCACTGGGTTCTATACCGGCAGTGGCAATCTGGTAAAAAAGAGGTTGAAACGAATGATAATTGTTTTTATCCAGGAGGACAACCTGGAAATTTGATCCGGCAAGATGGGTTGCCAGTTTGAGACCTCCAAAACCTGCTCCGGCAATGACAATTCTTTTTTGGCCTGTCTCAGGGATATTTTGCAAATACATAGTGAAAATTATGCTGCAAAATTACTCAAAAACAACTCTTAAATGCTT
The window above is part of the Bacteroidales bacterium genome. Proteins encoded here:
- a CDS encoding NAD(P)/FAD-dependent oxidoreductase; amino-acid sequence: MYLQNIPETGQKRIVIAGAGFGGLKLATHLAGSNFQVVLLDKNNYHSFQPLFYQIATAGIEPSAVSFPLRKAFQNYRNIHVRMARVKKVNPEQQELETNIGNLHYDYLVIAMGAANNFFGNTSIAKYSLPMKSTGESLGLRNTILNNFEKALNLTDVCDQASYMNIVVVGGGPTGVEVSGALAEMKRHVLPKDYPELDFKNMHIHLVEGGKKLLGGMSQTASEKVLTYLRRFGVNVILGKTVTNYDGLTVTLSDNSVIQARTLIWAAGIRGHNIEGLDEKTKVRGNRIEVDAYNRVTGYENIFAIGDISLMKTEDYPNGHPQVAQVAIQQAKNLARNFKRMNENKDAKPFSYLDLGTLATVGRNKAVVDLHYLKFHGLLAWFFWMFIHLMAIVGVKNRFLIFINWVYNYFTYDQSLRLIIKPKIREDLV
- the leuS gene encoding leucine--tRNA ligase, which produces MEYNFADIEKKWQQYWEQHKTFKTFDDYTKKKFYVLDMFPYPSGSGLHVGHPEGYTATDIIARYKRMKGFNVLHPMGWDSFGLPAEQYAIQTGTHPAITTEKNCTTFRRQIKSLGLGYDWDREITTSGPDYYRWTQWIFIRLYNTWFDEKAQKGRPVSELEIPGDIKAKGKEAIDEFVNSKRLAYYDNAQVWWCEHCKIVCSNEEVLTDGTHEKCGNPVIKRNLKQWMLRIPLYAERLLSGLDTLDWPEGVKNMQRNWIGKSTGAEVDFEIPGLSEKLRVYTTRPDTLFGATYMVIAPEHPMIGEISTPEHADQVNGYIHAASLKSDLDRTDLAKEKTGVFTGRYAINPVNGKKIPVWVADYVLIGYGTGAIMAVPAHDTRDFEFAEKFGLPIDCIMDPDVTDTDLRSRVLAGKACWTEDGKYINSASEVSGITINGLNKEKGISTIISWLEKLGIGKATDNYKMRDWLFSRQRYWGEPIPVIHWEDGEIEVLNDEDLPLKLPELKVYQPGSDGESPLANATDWLYINKDGRRGRRETNTMPQWAGSCWYYLRYIDPDNTKEPFAREKENYWMPVDLYIGGTEHAVLHLLYSRFWHKVLFDLGFVSTDEPFKKLFNQGMILAFAYETITGAKIPVDLVEDRDGKFYHKETGEELRQIVAKMSKSLKNVVNPDDVVKLYGADSLRLYEMFMGPLDVIKPWADTGVKGVYGFLNRVARFFGDPANSTAAEEDKEVLKSLHQSIKKVGQDIEHLRFNTAISQMMIFTNLCIKKGNVTRDTAEKFNCILSPFAPHLAEELWAIFGNQPSISEQSFPEANETYLHEDSFDYPVSFNGKLRFKLTLPLTYQAADAEKAVKEDPQSRKWIEGKEIKKIIFVQGKIINVVVG
- a CDS encoding PQQ-binding-like beta-propeller repeat protein, which produces MIFVISCEKDPEIIKDDNGVIISQPWLWRTNLTESSLIGAIVSGPAWYDGQVLMGAMDENNIAYLACLDIQNGKIIWKQDYIKQYDFFSFQDFYKYDNIIVQRDGTNLFCIDLKNGEYLWKQKMEGNAWRWPSGLDSLFFVFSVEPYPEYGYPVMSANFGSIKDGNTHLFLIPDLGDLPVPDLSREDFIGGFRYIKPFYDENTHKILLLCYYEKFYYLVNSETQVSQSYVGLYNFSKREWIYERKELGDHNFLEGLTPQVIGDRFYHTLGNGLAECRNLYTGELVWRKKWEGGFFSPIGFIIVDNKMIVMENNGRQLIAIDIVNGNILWHETSAPTISPMVTLNGVVYYASSADGRIHAVDIETGKHLWRLISPDAKNNESDFFMRQCMAVPDKNGGKGKIIVSSYSHGYCYEAAN
- a CDS encoding peptidoglycan DD-metalloendopeptidase family protein, giving the protein MTDSSLTNKPVHRLFGIPVDSFTVQSNTVRRDQNLGSILEQFILPEKALIELMQHSTSSFDFRKIRQGNKYTAFLSKDTVNRLQYLVYEHSPVEYVVFDFTRNVKIDLKSKDIVTKQRKVTGEIKTSLWDAIKENNINPQVALQLSEMYAWTVDFFGLQQGDHFSVVYDENYVDTFSIGIGKVYAASFYHGGKELLAVPFVQDGKEAFYDAEGNSLRRAFLKAPLKFNRISSKFTASRYHPILKIRRPHFGVDYAAPVGTPVHSIGDGRIVSAGYEKGGGRTIKIRHNGVYTTTYMHLSNFAKGITSGKYVSQGELIGYVGSSGLSTGPHLDFRVYMNGSPIDPLKMESPSVDPVKPENMQAFEDIKIAAVDMLNDIEQRQSMEQVAEAGFIPKALQTSSFFPRLDN